The genomic segment GGGTTTCGCTTTGTTTTTAATCGGGCAAGCCCTTTCCTCTTTCTGAAAAATATTCAATAGGGTTTTAGAAAATAAATTTGCGGAAAAAACATTTTATTTAAGCACGTACTCCTATCATTTTGCCCTATTTTAAGGCAAATGCGATACCGTCCCGGATGACTGAATATGCTCTTGCCTACAATAACTCTATGATTTAATGGGGCCTGTGAATAGAAAATTCCATTGGACTATTTTGGCTTGAATATTGCTATTAGGTTTTGGAATAAGAGTTTTTATGTCCAAAAAAATCATTAAGGGATAATTTCTTCAGTTATGTCGGGAATAGTACCTTTTTTTACGGACGCCTTAGGGTTGGGAATTTTTCATGCGCTTGATACAGACCATGTCGCGGCGGTTTCCAATTTAGCGGGAACCCCTTCAAAGCCCAAAAAGCTATGGCTCTTGTGTTCGCATTGGGCCTTGGGTCATGGCCTCACATTACTTTTGGTTGGAACAGCCGTTTTGCTACTGGGGTTGGCGGTTCCCCATCAACTCAGTCAATTTGCGGAAAAACTGGTTGGTTATATATTGGTTATCCTTGGAGTTTTGGCGTTGTGGGACATATCTTTCAACAGTTTCCGAAAGCATTTCCTGAATGAGAAACCCATTGAGCGATTAAACCCGAAAAAAAATATTCAGAGTTTTCTAGTTTTTGAAAATGATAAAACTTCCCCTAAGGCCTTAT from the Nitrospinota bacterium genome contains:
- a CDS encoding sulfite exporter TauE/SafE family protein; this translates as MSGIVPFFTDALGLGIFHALDTDHVAAVSNLAGTPSKPKKLWLLCSHWALGHGLTLLLVGTAVLLLGLAVPHQLSQFAEKLVGYILVILGVLALWDISFNSFRKHFLNEKPIERLNPKKNIQSFLVFENDKTSPKALLIGMIHGLAGSTPLLVLIPIANQNSAWEGLGYLVVFSVGVLFSMVLFGGILGIILTWFDTRLLPFAMCFRTLIAFWAIGLGGYWIYDQI